The Elusimicrobiota bacterium region ATTAAAATACTATCAATAATTTTTCATTTTTAATTTTCAATTTTTAATTGTCTCTAATACATTCCACCACCCATACCACCCGGCGGCATCATTGGTGTTTTTTCTTTTTCAGGAATATCAGTGATAAGACATTCCGTTGTTAAAAGCAGTCCAGCAATTGATGCAGCATTCTGAATTGCATACCGTGTAACTTTTGCCGGGTCAATGATACCGGCTTTCAGCATATCCACAAACTCGCCGGTTTCAGCATTGAACCCGAAATTAACATTAGAGTCCTTCCGAACTCGTTCAACCACAACCGAACCTTCAGAACCCGCATTTTCAGCAATCTGTCTGAGCGGGTCTTCAAGTGTTCGTTTGACAATATTTATCCCGGTTTGCTCATCAGCATCAATGCCTTCAAGTTTTTCAATATCCGGAATCGCCCGAAGTAAAACTACACCGCCACCAGGCACAATACCCTCTTCAACTGCTGCGCGGGTTGCATGCATCGCATCCTCAACTTTGAATTTTTTGCTCTTCATTTCCGTTTCAGTTGATGCACCAACATTGATTACCGCTACACCGCCAACCAGTTTCGCAAGTCGTTCCTGCAGTTTTTCTTTGTCATAGTCAGAGGTTGTCTCTTCAATCTGCTTTTTTATCTGGTTAACCCGTTTTTTGATATCCGCTTTATCACCAGCGCCACCAACGAGTGTTGTGTTTTCTTTATCTACAACGATTCGTTTTGCCAAGCCGAGCATATCCAGCCCAACCTTCTCCAGTTTTAAGCCAAGTTCTTCTGAAACTACCTGACCTTTGGTGAGTACTGCGATATCTTCCAACATCTCTTTGCGGCGGTCGCCAAAACCGGGCGCTTTCACAGCTGCACACTTAAGTGTGCCACGCAGTTTATTAACAACAAGTGTTGCTAACGCTTCGCCTTCTATATCTTCCGCAATAATCAAAAACTGCTTGCCAGTCTGTGC contains the following coding sequences:
- the groL gene encoding chaperonin GroEL (60 kDa chaperone family; promotes refolding of misfolded polypeptides especially under stressful conditions; forms two stacked rings of heptamers to form a barrel-shaped 14mer; ends can be capped by GroES; misfolded proteins enter the barrel where they are refolded when GroES binds), with protein sequence MAKQLKYSDEAMRAIKTGVDKLADAVKITLGPKGRYVVLDKKFGSPTVTNDGVTIAKEIELEDPFENMGAELVKEVASKTNDVAGDGTTTATLLAQSVITEGLRNITAGANAIHIKRGIDKAVEATVNYIKKVAKKIPQDNLERAKDEIGQIATISANNKEIGDLIADAILKVGKDGVITVEEGKSAETTLEVVEGMQFDRGWISPYFVTDAERMEAVLEDAYIIITDKKLSSMQDLLPLLEKIAQTGKQFLIIAEDIEGEALATLVVNKLRGTLKCAAVKAPGFGDRRKEMLEDIAVLTKGQVVSEELGLKLEKVGLDMLGLAKRIVVDKENTTLVGGAGDKADIKKRVNQIKKQIEETTSDYDKEKLQERLAKLVGGVAVINVGASTETEMKSKKFKVEDAMHATRAAVEEGIVPGGGVVLLRAIPDIEKLEGIDADEQTGINIVKRTLEDPLRQIAENAGSEGSVVVERVRKDSNVNFGFNAETGEFVDMLKAGIIDPAKVTRYAIQNAASIAGLLLTTECLITDIPEKEKTPMMPPGGMGGGMY